A segment of the Nostoc sp. TCL26-01 genome:
GAATGAAGATCATAGCGATGCGATCGTTCTCTATGCTCAGGTATTTGGCAAAATCACCCAAACCACATCCGCTCAAATGCTCTCTATTGATGCTCAAGGTATGGATTTAACCGCAAAAGTAGACGGAGAAACTATACCTGTGCGGATTCAATTTGATCATGTTTTAGCCGATGCAGAAGATGCTCATCAAACTCTGATTGCTATGGTTAAGCAGGCGCGAGTCAATGGTCAATAGTCAATGGTCAATGGTCAATAGTTATTAGTCATTAGTCAAGAGATTCTCTTCTTGCCTCTCACTCAGCACGCGGCTCATCGCCGCGCTACCGCTAACAGCACTCCCTACTTAATTTATCTCCATAATCTAGCGAGGAGTACACCTAACTGAACGCTGATAATGCCGAGTATGGCACTACCTAGCCAATAGCCAGTTGCAGATAACCACATACCGTTACGGAATAAGGTGACAGAATCTAAACCGTAAGTGGAAAAAGTTGTGTATGCTCCTAAGAATCCAGTTGTTACTATTAATCTAATTTCTGGGGAAATAGTCACTACTTTTTCTAAAGCTAGGGTAGTGAAAAATCCCATCGCTAGACAACCACTAAGATTAATAAAGAAAGTTCCGTAGGGGAAACTTGCCCCAAAGCGTTGGACAAACCAGAAAGTAATATAGTAGCGGCTTAATGCACCTGCGATCGCACCTAAACTAATGGCAATAGGAATACGTAGATTAGGGTCTTGTAACATATATAAGCATCTAATTTGATGACTTAACTCATGGGTAGTGGCATAGCTAACATTAAGTATAAGTACTAGCTCAGGATTAATTTTTCTAAAAAGTAATCTTTAACACAGTATTTTATAACATCAATAATCAATCGTTCAAAAAAGTAAATTTTTACTAGTAATTAATAAACAAGATTTACGCAACTGGCAGACTAAATAAAAGCAATAGTTGTCAAAAGTCCAAAGTCAACAGTCAAAAATCTTAGTTTTTGACCAATGACCAATGACCAATGACCAATGACTAATGACTTTTATTTGATAAATTTGAGAGGGAAAACCGTACTTAGCTTGGGGCGCAATTTCTACCTGATAAATCCATGTTCAGATAGATACAATCAAGGTACGGCTTAAGTAATGCTGTTGTTTAGGAAAGCTTAAAAAAATTAATACAGCATTAGCAGGAGAGCAAAATATGGGAAATCAATTCAAAACGCTGGCTTTACTGGCTGCCCTCAGTGGCTTATTAATTGCCATTAGTTATTGGGTAATTGGCGGTACTAATGGCTTGATGATCGGGATTGGGTTAGCAGCAGTTACAAACCTGTTTTCTTGGTATCAATCAGATAAAATTGCTTTGGCAGTTTACCGCGCGCAACCCGTAAACGAAAGCCAAGCACCAGGACTATATCGCATGGTGCAAAGATTATCGCAACGCGCTCAGATTCCTATGCCTGGAGTTTACATTGTCCCCAGCCAAACTGCTAATGCTTTTGCTACGGGACGAGATCCAGAACACGCTGCTGTTGCTGTCACAGAAGGTATTTTAAATATTCTGCCAGAAGATGAGTTAGAAGCTGTGATTGCTCACGAACTGAGTCATATTATTAATCGTGATACTTTAACACAAGCTGTAGCGGCGACAGTTGCTGGTGCTATCTCTTTCTTAGCACAAATGGTTAGTTATAGCTTGTGGTTTGGCGGTGCAGGTTCACGCGATAACGATAGAGGTGGAAACCCCTTGGGAATATTATTAACTGTAGTGCTTGCACCTCTAGCTGCTACCGTTATTCAATTAGCAATATCCCGCACAAGAGAGTTTTCTGCTGATGCTGGTTCTGCTAGATTAACAGGTAATCCCCGCGCTTTAGCTCGTGCATTACAAAGATTAGAAACCAGTGCGCGTCAACTACCATTGGATGCAAATCCAGCTTTTGAACCATTGTTAATTATCAATCCTATTTCTGGGAAATTTTTAGGTAATTTATTCTCCAGTCACCCATCTACCGAAGCACGAGTTGCACAGTTGCTGAAATTAGAGCAACAAATTCAGACCAATACTTATTAACAATGTGGGTTAAGTACATTGCCTAATGACTGTTGACTAAAAGGACGTATTAACTTATGAATCCTAACAACATCGAAATTGAAACTGTCGAATCTACCGTTGTGGTGGAAATCAGCTCTCAAACCAACGAAATCGTGGAAACTGAAATGGCTGGAGAAACTGATGAAGTGAAGCGCGAAACTAAAGCGCTGATTGAAGCACTCAGAAGACGCGCTCAAGCAGAAGCCGAATCAGCCGGAACTCTTACCCGCGAAACTTATTTAAATGCAGTACGCAAAGCACGAGAAACAATTGAAGGAGAAAAAATTATCGAACGCGATCGCCTAGAATATTTTTGGGCAGTTTTCAAAGACGAAACTGAGAGAAACTGGCACTTAATGATGAAAGATTTTACAGACTTAAGTGTCCGTGTACAGAATGCTGCTAAAGCTGCTTGGGAAGCTTTCAATGCACCTCGTCATGAAGGTTAAAATTAGCTCTTGAGAGTAGGTATAAAAATATGGGGGTGTAAAAGTGCAAGAGTTTCTCTCACTTACACCCCCAAATCTTTTTGTATCAATGCCTTCTCAGCGATAGATAAAGTTAGCGTCAGGATAGATGCGATCGCTACGTAAAATCTGGCAAATTATTTGAGTAACTTATTTGCCATCACTAGAAATCATGGTTTCGTCTCGTTTTCTCCGCTTCTTTCGTCATCTCAACTGGGCTGCAATCAAAAAAACTTTTACCAGAATCTCCGAAAGACGACTGCTAGGGCTAGCTTCAGAAATTGCCTTTAATGCAATCTTGTCTTTATTTCCCGCCATTCTGGCTATGCTTACAGCCATTGGTTTGTTAGAAGCATCTTTGCAAGACACATTCAGACAATTGGCGATACAACTGAGTCAAGTAGTACCAGATGATGCGATGACATTAATTAGTGATTTTGCTAGCAAAGAAATTACCAACCCCAAAAATAGCGGTTTGTTCTCTCTCAGCTTCATACTCGCCATTTGGACAGCCTCTGGGGCAGTAAATACAGCAATGACAGCCTTTGATCAAATCCATCAAATACCCCCAGAAAAAATCCGCCCTTTTTGGCAAGCAAAACTTGTCTCTTTAGGCTTGACAGTAGGAACTATCTTACTTTTGGTACTGGCTTCTTTTTTGGTGTTTATCAGTGATTTACTGTTAGGAGTAGTTGTAAATGAAAATGGTTCTTTAATTTTCCTCCTACATCTTTGGCAGTTATTACGCTGGCCTTTGGCTTTAGGAATTGTTGCCACAGCATTTGGTTTTGTTTATCGCTACGGGCCTAGTGTTTGGAATCCAGGCACACCAATGATGCCAGGCGCAATCATTGCCGCAGTTTTTTGGGCAATTCTTTCTGCCTTATTTCGCCAATATGTAGCCAATTTTGGTAACTATAACAAAGTTTATGGGGCAGTAGGGACAGTGATCGTGTTGATGCTGTGGCTGTGGATGAGTGCTGCTGTTTTGTTAGTTGGAGACCAATTAAACGTAACTGTAGGTGAACAAATGCGTTCAAAAGCGTCTAAAAATTTATCAGCAAAGGTTAATTAATAAATATCATTACAACTTTTGCAAAAGTTTTAGATAGCAGTATAATATTGAACGATTTTATGAGAAATAAATGAGCGATCGCCTAAATGCCAGAGTTTTCTTCTATCAGTGAGCGAGCAATTACTATCAAACGTCTGCGGCAATTGAGTCGCCTGTTAGATAAGGTTATCGCTATCCCCGGCACACCGGTTGCCCTTGGTTTAGATCCCATCATCGGATTTATCCCCATTGGCGGGGATGTTTTAGGTTTACTCCTGTCTAGCTACATCGTCTTTGAAGCATCAAGATTAGGTTTACCCAAAAAGATTTTGCAGAAAATGATATTTAATATCATCATCGATACTTTAGTAGGTAGTATTCCTGTTTTGGGTGACTTATTTGATTTTGCTTGGACAGCAAACGAATATAATATCAGGCTAATAGAAGAACACTTAAGGTAAATAGAAAATAACCTTGAAGAAGAATTCAGAAGTCAGAATACCCTACGGGAAGCAAGCTACAGGAGTCAGAATAAATTAGTTGCGGGTCTGAATCATCGATTGATTGAAAACCTCTAAATCGTAGATTTGGAGAGGGTTTTAGACCCATTTATTCATCCGCCAGTCGTACAGAATTCATGCTGTTAGCGGTAGCGGGGCGTTTAGCCCATTCTAACTCCTGACTCCTGAATTCTGTTCGATAAGTTGGAGAAAACTATTTCCTACTCTTCATTTTCTACTGTAGAATGTCTTAGCGAGTGTTGAGATCACTCATTGATCAAAAGAATGAAAGATTGGTGGCAAGCAACTTTCCCTCAAGGGCGGCAAAGTGTAATTATTAGTGATGTACAAGGTTATCCAGTACAAATTGCCTACGGTGAAAAAGGTAAGGGTAGACCATTATTTTTACTACATGGTATGGGTAGTTGGAGCTATAATTGGCGTTATAGCGTAGCCCCCTTATCTCAAAATTTTCGAGTCATTTGTGTCGATGCTAAAGGTTTCGGTTTTTCCGAAAAGCCTTGGTGGCGTAGAGAACAAAATGGGCATCAAGTTGTTGAGTTAGAACGGATTATTCAAAGTTTATGTGATGAACCTGCGATTGTTGTTGCTGAGTCTCTAGGTGCATTAATTGCCCTAGCTTTAGCTCAAAAAAATCCCCAATTGATCAGCAGGTTAGTAGTGATCAATGCACCGATTTTTACTGAACAACTTCCCCATTGGGCGATGTCTCTACTGGCCAGAACTCCCATAGAAATATTACAAACAATCGACTCTTTGCGCCTAGCTTATGTATTTGCGCCTTTATTGCGAGAAATCATGGCTGTAGAGAGACGTAAAGTCTTATTTGATCCATCGATTTTAACTCAAGAAGATGTGTACTGGATTACTTATCCATTTATTGAAATTCCTGGCACTATTGTCAAAGTTGCAGAAGAGTTACAAATAGCAGCCAGAGAAATCGAAAATTGGCAAGCAAACAAACCAAATATGCTCAGTCACATTCAAAAAAACTTGAGTGTAATTGAGTGTCCCACATTAATTTTATGGGGTGATCAAGATAGTTGGTTTCCTGCTAGTCATGGAGAAAAATTACATCAACACCTACCTAATTCCCGCTTGCAAATTTTAGAGAACTGTTATCATGATGCCTCAACGGGTTCTGCAAAGATTGTGAATCACGCTATTCTGAAATTTCTGCGGGATACGGGATTTATTTAATAATAGGTCATTGGTCATTGGTCATTAGTCATTGGTCATTGGTCATTATTTCTTCATTTTGAATTTTTAATTGGTATAACCTCTAGCCTCTCATGAAAATCCTAAATCTACGGCTATGCGATGGGCGCAAGCAAAGCCAGAAAAGGCTACAGCATTTAAACCTTGTCCGGGAAAGGTACTGTCTCCTACGCAATAAAGCCCTTGAATTTTTGTGCGATTAAAGGGCATTTTTAATAACCCTGGTAGCTTGCGTCGGGGTATGGGGCCGTAAGTACCATCTTCTCTTCCCAAAAAACGGCGATGAGTGCGGGGTGTTCCCACTTCTAGATAGTCTAAACCTGCATCTAGCCCAGGAAAAATTTTCTCTAGACGATCAATAATTCGCCAAGCTACTGTTTCTTTTTGGCCTTCGTATTCACTTGTAGATAGTCCTTGCCAATCACTTATCCAGTGGGGTGTAAAAGCATGAATGATATGATATCCCTCTGGGGCTAAATCTGGGTCAAGTAAGGTGGGAATGGAAACAAAAAGTGTACCTTCCGACTTCATCATGTTTTCCCAATCTTCCAACACAATATGATGGCATTCTGTGCCGTGGGGCAAGACAGATTTTTTTACTCCCATATGTAAACTAAAAAAACTGGGTGATTTTTGATAAATTTGTTGCCATTTTTTCTCATTAGATGGTATTTTATCTACGGGTAGTAATTTTGTAAATGTGTCCCATTTTGTAGCATTAGATACTATCCGTTTAGCTTGATAAATTTCACCATTAGTTAGTTTGACACCGACAGCACGGTTTTTTTCAGTGATGATTTTTGTAACTTTGGCTTGGTACTGAATCTTACCTCCAGCTTTTTGTAGTCCTTCTACTAGTTTCTGGGCTATTTGTCCTACTCCGCCTTTGGGGTAGTTGACACCGCCATAATGCCTGTCAGAAAAGACCATGCCTGCATTAATCATTGGTGTCATCTCGGCTGAAACAACAGACCAGCAATAACATTCCATGTCGATAAATTTCAGTAATTGAGAGTCTTTGATGTAGCGACGGGCAACATCACCAGCGTTTTGAGGCAGGTACTTAAGTAAACCAAGACACGCTAGAGGATGCTGCAAAAATACTCTAAGTAGATACCGAGGTTCTTCTAGGGACAGCAAATCCATGCGATTGAGGCAATTAAATACTTTCCAGCATTCGTCATAAAAACGACGAATCCCGATTTGTTCATGAGGAAAATAAGCAGCAAGATTTTGCAAAAAATTGTCATAAATTCGCTCAACTTTCAAGTCTAAGCGGTTAGGTAAGTGGTAGTGAATTTGTACGGGATCAGCGATCGCCTCTATGCTAGTACCTACAGCTGCTAAAGCACGAGTCAGTAAATTCGTCGTTCCTTTGCTTCCTAAGCCGAAAATCATCGAAGCACCGACATCAAACCGATAACCTTGACGCTCAAAATAGCCAGCACTACCACCAGGAATCACGTAACTTTCTAGCACTAGCACCTTTGCACCCTTAGCTGCAAGTTGGGTTGCTGTGACTAACCCACCAATGCCAGAACCAATAACAATCACGTCAAATAAAGAATTTCGGGAGTTAATGGAAGTTGCGGACATAAACGTTACACTTACATGAAATTAACTAAGAAGCCCGCATTTTATAATACTTCTATTTATGTGATGAGTGCTGAGTGCTGTTAGCGGTAGCGGGGCGATGCAGCCCGTGCTGAGTAGTGACCATTGACCATTGACCATTGACTATTGACCATTGACCAATACACAAAAAAGAGGGACGAGTCTGCTACCGCCGACCAATCCCGTCTGCCGATCCTTAAAGAGAGGAGAACACTGACTAATAATATAACTGTGATTGAGAATAGATGTCAACTACTAATGAAAAATTTTTGCAATAATTTTGTCCGACTACCAATTTGAAACCAAATTTTTATAATTACGAATTACGAATTATGAATTAGGAATTACAAGAAAGAGTATGATGATGTTTCAGTTCTTATAGAATTAAAAGTGGCTATTTCGGGCTATGACGGTACAACTGCGTGTTTACGTTCCTCCCCATCCTCTCATCAAGCACTGGCTGGCAGTTGCCCGTGATGCTGCTACACCTTCAGTATTATTTCGTAGCGCCATAACTGAGTTAGGCAGGTGGCTGACTTATGAAGCGGCGCGGGAGTGGTTGCCAACGGAAGAAACAGTGGTACAAACTCCCTTAGATAGCTGTCCCGCAACTGTGATAAATCCCCAAATACCTGTGGCAGTTGTGCCGATTTTGCGGGCAGGGTTAGGATTATTAGAAGGGGCGCAAACTCTCCTTCCTTTGGCTTCGATTTATCACTTGGGGTTGGTGCGTGATGAGGAGACACTAGAACCCTCGTGTTATTTGAATAAGTTACCAGCAAAATTTGACCCACAAACCAGAGTGTTGATTACCGATCCGATGTTAGCTACAGGAGGATCGATTATGACAGCAATGGCAGAATTAGTACAACGTGGTGTTGACCCAGGATTGACACGCATCGTTTGTGTCGTAGCAGCCCCACCAGCTTTACAAAAATTGAGTGCAGCTTATCCTGGTCTAATAATTTACACAGCTACTATTGATGAAGTAGTTAATAACCAGGGTTTTATTGTACCAGGA
Coding sequences within it:
- a CDS encoding DUF2470 domain-containing protein, which produces MSEQFSAEISSRICKHMNEDHSDAIVLYAQVFGKITQTTSAQMLSIDAQGMDLTAKVDGETIPVRIQFDHVLADAEDAHQTLIAMVKQARVNGQ
- the crcB gene encoding fluoride efflux transporter CrcB, with the protein product MLQDPNLRIPIAISLGAIAGALSRYYITFWFVQRFGASFPYGTFFINLSGCLAMGFFTTLALEKVVTISPEIRLIVTTGFLGAYTTFSTYGLDSVTLFRNGMWLSATGYWLGSAILGIISVQLGVLLARLWR
- a CDS encoding zinc metalloprotease HtpX, encoding MGNQFKTLALLAALSGLLIAISYWVIGGTNGLMIGIGLAAVTNLFSWYQSDKIALAVYRAQPVNESQAPGLYRMVQRLSQRAQIPMPGVYIVPSQTANAFATGRDPEHAAVAVTEGILNILPEDELEAVIAHELSHIINRDTLTQAVAATVAGAISFLAQMVSYSLWFGGAGSRDNDRGGNPLGILLTVVLAPLAATVIQLAISRTREFSADAGSARLTGNPRALARALQRLETSARQLPLDANPAFEPLLIINPISGKFLGNLFSSHPSTEARVAQLLKLEQQIQTNTY
- a CDS encoding YihY/virulence factor BrkB family protein, which encodes MVSSRFLRFFRHLNWAAIKKTFTRISERRLLGLASEIAFNAILSLFPAILAMLTAIGLLEASLQDTFRQLAIQLSQVVPDDAMTLISDFASKEITNPKNSGLFSLSFILAIWTASGAVNTAMTAFDQIHQIPPEKIRPFWQAKLVSLGLTVGTILLLVLASFLVFISDLLLGVVVNENGSLIFLLHLWQLLRWPLALGIVATAFGFVYRYGPSVWNPGTPMMPGAIIAAVFWAILSALFRQYVANFGNYNKVYGAVGTVIVLMLWLWMSAAVLLVGDQLNVTVGEQMRSKASKNLSAKVN
- a CDS encoding alpha/beta fold hydrolase; the encoded protein is MKDWWQATFPQGRQSVIISDVQGYPVQIAYGEKGKGRPLFLLHGMGSWSYNWRYSVAPLSQNFRVICVDAKGFGFSEKPWWRREQNGHQVVELERIIQSLCDEPAIVVAESLGALIALALAQKNPQLISRLVVINAPIFTEQLPHWAMSLLARTPIEILQTIDSLRLAYVFAPLLREIMAVERRKVLFDPSILTQEDVYWITYPFIEIPGTIVKVAEELQIAAREIENWQANKPNMLSHIQKNLSVIECPTLILWGDQDSWFPASHGEKLHQHLPNSRLQILENCYHDASTGSAKIVNHAILKFLRDTGFI
- the crtH gene encoding carotenoid isomerase; translation: MSATSINSRNSLFDVIVIGSGIGGLVTATQLAAKGAKVLVLESYVIPGGSAGYFERQGYRFDVGASMIFGLGSKGTTNLLTRALAAVGTSIEAIADPVQIHYHLPNRLDLKVERIYDNFLQNLAAYFPHEQIGIRRFYDECWKVFNCLNRMDLLSLEEPRYLLRVFLQHPLACLGLLKYLPQNAGDVARRYIKDSQLLKFIDMECYCWSVVSAEMTPMINAGMVFSDRHYGGVNYPKGGVGQIAQKLVEGLQKAGGKIQYQAKVTKIITEKNRAVGVKLTNGEIYQAKRIVSNATKWDTFTKLLPVDKIPSNEKKWQQIYQKSPSFFSLHMGVKKSVLPHGTECHHIVLEDWENMMKSEGTLFVSIPTLLDPDLAPEGYHIIHAFTPHWISDWQGLSTSEYEGQKETVAWRIIDRLEKIFPGLDAGLDYLEVGTPRTHRRFLGREDGTYGPIPRRKLPGLLKMPFNRTKIQGLYCVGDSTFPGQGLNAVAFSGFACAHRIAVDLGFS
- the upp gene encoding uracil phosphoribosyltransferase, giving the protein MTVQLRVYVPPHPLIKHWLAVARDAATPSVLFRSAITELGRWLTYEAAREWLPTEETVVQTPLDSCPATVINPQIPVAVVPILRAGLGLLEGAQTLLPLASIYHLGLVRDEETLEPSCYLNKLPAKFDPQTRVLITDPMLATGGSIMTAMAELVQRGVDPGLTRIVCVVAAPPALQKLSAAYPGLIIYTATIDEVVNNQGFIVPGLGDAGDRIFGT